TCCCCAGCTCGTCCCCCGCGCGCGCGGCGCCCAGCAGCGGGTGGCGCCTCATCAACTCGTGTACCCGCAGCGTGGAACCGGCGGTGCGCCCCAGGGCCTCGACCCGGCGGCGATCGCGCTCGAACAGGTCCAGGATGCGCCGGGCCGTAGTGGTGGCCTGCTCCGCTGTCTCCGCCACGCCGGTCAGGAAGAACTCCAGCCACTCCTCCCAGTCGCCCTGGAGCCGCACCTCCTGGTCCACGCTGCATGGGGAAGGGCTTTTAAAGTGTACTTGAAAACCCCGGAGGGAAATTTAAATCTGTACGCACATAGTTTAAATTCTTGAAGGAGAAAACTACTCCGGGGCCTGCCAGC
This DNA window, taken from Longimicrobiaceae bacterium, encodes the following:
- a CDS encoding winged helix-turn-helix transcriptional regulator, translating into MDQEVRLQGDWEEWLEFFLTGVAETAEQATTTARRILDLFERDRRRVEALGRTAGSTLRVHELMRRHPLLGAARAGDELGMTPPTVNAALRRLEDLGMVREITGRKWGRLFAYEEYLGILNEGTEPL